A genomic window from Chitinophagaceae bacterium includes:
- a CDS encoding sulfotransferase, which produces MQALFLVGEQRSGSNLLRLMISNSHEIAAPHPPHILQRIDPIIPVHVILDDDKFNQMVEIVCRLVETNPVLWLNTTLNRQEVKRRCREKHVIAIYGAVMDIYGESNGAQAWLCKSMQNIRWADHLNQYFGNNKYIFLHRDGRDVALSFSKAVIGDKHVYCIAKQWSELQRLCLDARANLSTDRYFTVSYTELTEETESTLRNMCAFLGIEFMPEMMEFYDSQEAKNTAVASSLWENVTKPIMHHNFNKFLKEMSEADLRIFESVAGNELDELGYERAFVKKGEEMQFTAEQIAAFNAENDRRKKEQTAKTDPEDMENRRRQEQVLTDLKVLAKEWSKEKVMS; this is translated from the coding sequence ATGCAAGCACTTTTCCTAGTAGGTGAACAAAGGTCAGGATCCAATTTACTACGCCTGATGATTTCGAATTCGCATGAGATTGCGGCCCCACATCCCCCTCATATCCTGCAACGGATTGATCCGATCATTCCCGTTCATGTAATACTTGATGATGATAAGTTTAACCAGATGGTAGAAATTGTTTGCCGTTTGGTGGAAACAAATCCTGTGTTGTGGCTCAATACAACATTGAATCGTCAGGAAGTGAAGCGACGCTGCCGTGAAAAACATGTGATCGCCATTTACGGGGCCGTGATGGATATCTATGGTGAATCCAATGGTGCACAGGCATGGCTATGTAAAAGCATGCAGAACATTCGTTGGGCTGATCACCTGAATCAATATTTCGGAAATAACAAATACATCTTTCTGCACCGCGATGGCCGGGATGTGGCTTTGTCTTTTTCAAAAGCAGTAATTGGTGATAAGCATGTGTATTGCATTGCCAAGCAATGGTCGGAATTACAAAGACTTTGTCTTGACGCAAGAGCTAATTTATCCACTGATCGTTATTTCACCGTTTCGTATACTGAATTAACAGAAGAAACAGAAAGCACGTTACGTAACATGTGTGCATTTCTCGGCATCGAATTCATGCCTGAGATGATGGAATTTTATGACAGTCAGGAAGCAAAAAATACCGCTGTTGCAAGTTCACTTTGGGAAAATGTGACCAAGCCGATCATGCACCATAACTTCAATAAATTTCTGAAAGAAATGTCTGAAGCAGATCTGCGTATTTTTGAATCCGTTGCAGGCAATGAACTGGATGAGCTGGGTTATGAAAGAGCATTTGTGAAGAAAGGAGAAGAAATGCAATTTACAGCAGAACAGATAGCTGCCTTCAATGCAGAAAATGACCGCCGGAAAAAGGAACAAACGGCGAAGACCGATCCGGAAGACATGGAAAACCGCCGCCGCCAGGAACAGGTGCTCACCGATCTTAAAGTATTGGCAAAAGAATGGTCGAAGGAAAAAGTAATGTCCTGA